One genomic region from Spirulina subsalsa PCC 9445 encodes:
- the petE gene encoding plastocyanin: MSKKLGLLLSSVLLLLASLAVFVAPAEAATYTVKMGADNGMLQFVPDSLTIKPGDSVEFVMNKLAPHNAVFGKGPSGAKLDKLSHDKLLFSPGESYTTEFPADSPKGEYDYYCQPHRGAGMVGKIIVE, translated from the coding sequence ATGAGCAAAAAATTAGGATTACTTCTCTCCAGCGTTTTGTTACTGCTTGCTAGCTTGGCGGTATTCGTCGCCCCAGCAGAAGCCGCCACCTACACCGTCAAAATGGGAGCCGATAACGGAATGTTGCAATTCGTTCCCGACAGCCTGACCATTAAACCGGGCGACTCCGTGGAATTTGTGATGAATAAACTCGCCCCCCACAACGCCGTATTCGGCAAAGGTCCTAGTGGAGCGAAATTAGATAAATTGTCCCACGACAAGCTTTTATTCTCTCCCGGCGAGTCCTACACCACCGAATTTCCCGCCGACAGTCCCAAAGGCGAATATGACTACTACTGCCAACCCCACCGGGGAGCAGGCATGGTGGGAAAAATTATTGTCGAATAA
- the nblR gene encoding response regulator transcription factor NblR, with product MLSPSSNDLGSLGDRTSTVLLVKTEESLTHPISLDLRGAGYEVMILSDLMQALDQIIEIQPAMIVIDQTQAGEAGYQLCRQIRSTKYRLPILMYMERETVEDRAACLEAGADDYILKPYRSDLFLQLLELYLQPPLHSSEQLRFGDLVLDLSHRRAMRNSREFDLTMKEFELLKYLMSHPREVVTREQILENVWGYDFMGESNVIEVYIRYLRLKIEDDGEKRLIQTVRGVGYVLREP from the coding sequence ATGCTTTCTCCGTCATCAAACGATTTGGGATCTTTGGGCGATCGCACCTCTACCGTGTTATTGGTCAAAACGGAAGAGTCCCTAACCCACCCCATAAGCTTGGATTTACGAGGGGCGGGTTATGAGGTGATGATTTTATCAGACCTGATGCAAGCACTAGACCAGATCATTGAAATCCAACCCGCCATGATTGTCATTGACCAAACCCAAGCGGGAGAAGCAGGATATCAGTTGTGCCGTCAAATTCGCAGCACCAAATACCGACTCCCCATTTTGATGTATATGGAACGGGAAACCGTCGAAGATCGAGCCGCCTGTTTGGAGGCTGGAGCCGATGATTATATTCTCAAACCCTATCGCTCCGATCTGTTTTTGCAATTACTGGAACTTTATCTCCAACCCCCCCTTCATTCTTCAGAACAGTTACGCTTTGGGGACTTGGTACTGGATTTAAGCCATCGTCGAGCCATGCGCAACAGTCGAGAATTTGACCTCACCATGAAGGAATTTGAGTTATTAAAATACCTCATGTCCCATCCTCGGGAAGTCGTAACACGGGAACAAATCCTCGAAAATGTCTGGGGGTATGATTTTATGGGGGAATCCAACGTCATTGAAGTGTATATCCGCTATTTGCGCCTTAAAATCGAAGATGATGGCGAAAAAAGACTTATTCAAACCGTTCGGGGGGTGGGTTATGTTTTACGGGAACCCTAA
- a CDS encoding Crp/Fnr family transcriptional regulator codes for MEIKAFSELFPLFNTASPETLEWLLSVAVEHSYPRDRAVLMEDAWGNAVYFIVSGWIKVRRLSGDKAMTLAVMGRGDFFGEMAILDESPRSTDVVALSNVELLSISAQRFIQTLFKDPQLHHRMLQLMVQRLRHFNIRFLMRNQPPAIKLAKTLVTLAESYGQSTSKGTEMFLIPDDDLAQISDITVDETRKIIEKLESKEWVLIDRDRHSLCLVHLKQLAHLAGRV; via the coding sequence ATGGAGATCAAAGCTTTTAGCGAGCTTTTCCCCCTTTTTAATACTGCCAGCCCTGAAACCTTAGAATGGTTGCTCTCGGTCGCCGTCGAACATAGCTATCCTAGAGATCGGGCTGTCCTGATGGAAGATGCTTGGGGGAATGCGGTTTACTTCATCGTTTCAGGATGGATCAAAGTACGCCGCCTATCGGGTGATAAAGCCATGACCTTGGCCGTTATGGGTCGGGGTGACTTTTTTGGCGAAATGGCTATTCTGGATGAGTCTCCCCGCTCAACGGATGTGGTGGCCTTGTCCAATGTAGAACTGTTGAGTATTTCAGCCCAGCGTTTTATCCAAACCTTATTCAAGGATCCCCAGTTACATCACCGGATGCTGCAATTGATGGTACAGCGTCTCCGGCATTTCAATATTCGCTTTTTGATGCGAAATCAACCTCCAGCGATTAAATTAGCCAAAACCTTAGTCACCTTAGCGGAAAGCTATGGACAATCCACCAGTAAGGGAACGGAGATGTTTTTGATTCCCGATGATGATTTAGCCCAGATTTCCGATATTACTGTGGATGAAACCCGCAAAATCATTGAGAAACTAGAAAGCAAGGAGTGGGTTTTAATTGACCGCGATCGCCATAGTTTATGCTTAGTCCATCTTAAACAATTAGCCCATCTCGCCGGACGAGTTTAG
- a CDS encoding DUF192 domain-containing protein, translating into MFYGNPKKLASGVSLVLLLGLSAGLMACSTPPQTLEEVPLSQLTQVPTEGQMLPIRAIAQLGGQEIELEVARTPQEQAIGLMFRDEMPDNRGMLFVFASPRRVNFWMKNVPIPLDMLFLRDGTIRAIARNVPPCLKDPCPTYGPNLDIDQVLELRGGRAAELGVKVGDPVPIEYLDPTPSDEE; encoded by the coding sequence ATGTTTTACGGGAACCCTAAAAAATTAGCATCCGGGGTGAGTTTAGTCCTCCTGTTGGGCTTAAGCGCGGGATTAATGGCCTGTTCAACCCCCCCCCAAACCCTAGAAGAAGTCCCCCTTTCTCAACTGACTCAAGTTCCCACAGAAGGCCAAATGTTGCCGATTCGTGCGATCGCCCAACTCGGCGGCCAAGAGATAGAACTCGAAGTCGCACGCACCCCCCAAGAACAAGCCATTGGTCTAATGTTCCGAGACGAAATGCCCGACAATCGAGGGATGTTATTTGTCTTTGCATCCCCCCGACGGGTTAACTTCTGGATGAAAAACGTCCCCATCCCCCTCGATATGCTCTTTTTGCGCGACGGTACAATTCGCGCGATCGCCCGCAACGTCCCCCCCTGTCTTAAAGATCCTTGTCCCACCTACGGCCCCAACCTAGACATCGACCAAGTGCTTGAACTGCGCGGTGGACGAGCCGCCGAATTAGGCGTAAAAGTCGGTGATCCCGTTCCCATTGAATACCTCGACCCAACCCCCTCCGACGAAGAATAA
- the metK gene encoding methionine adenosyltransferase, which translates to MARRYLFTSESVTEGHPDKICDQLSDTILDALLTEDEGSRVAAEVVVNTGLVLITGEITSKAHINYVDVVRRKIAEIGYIDAGNGFSAESCSVLVALDEQSPDIAQGVTSAQERREALSDDELDQIGAGDQGLMFGFACDETPELMPLPISLAHRISRRLAQVRKTGQLPYLGPDGKTQVSVIYEDGKPVGIDTILISTQHSATVAGLTDDAAIQAHIKGDLMEVVVKPVFEDIAVKPDDNTKLLVNPTGKFVIGGPQGDSGLTGRKIIVDTYGGYSRHGGGAFSGKDPTKVDRSAAYACRYVAKNIVAAGLAEKCEVQVSYAIGVARPVSILVETFGTGKVDEEILLRLVKKHFELRPAGIIQTFNLRQLPAERGGRFYQDLAAYGHLGRTDLDIPWEKTDKAAILKEEALSGAIA; encoded by the coding sequence TTGGCTCGTCGTTATCTATTTACCTCAGAATCCGTAACGGAAGGGCATCCTGATAAAATTTGTGATCAACTCTCTGACACAATTTTAGATGCTCTTTTAACCGAAGATGAAGGCAGTCGTGTGGCGGCGGAAGTCGTTGTAAACACGGGTTTAGTTCTCATTACCGGAGAAATTACCTCCAAAGCCCATATTAACTATGTGGATGTGGTGCGTCGCAAAATCGCTGAAATTGGCTACATTGACGCAGGAAATGGCTTCTCCGCCGAGAGTTGTTCGGTTCTCGTTGCCCTCGATGAACAATCCCCCGATATTGCCCAAGGTGTCACCAGCGCCCAAGAACGCCGGGAAGCTTTGAGTGATGATGAACTCGACCAAATCGGAGCCGGAGATCAAGGGTTGATGTTCGGGTTCGCCTGCGATGAAACCCCCGAATTAATGCCCCTCCCCATTAGTTTGGCTCACCGCATTTCTCGCCGTTTGGCTCAAGTGCGCAAAACTGGGCAACTCCCCTATCTCGGCCCCGATGGCAAAACTCAGGTTAGTGTTATCTATGAAGACGGAAAACCCGTCGGCATTGATACTATTTTAATTTCTACCCAACACAGTGCAACCGTTGCCGGATTGACCGATGATGCGGCGATTCAAGCCCATATTAAAGGCGATTTAATGGAAGTGGTGGTCAAACCTGTGTTTGAAGATATTGCGGTTAAACCCGATGATAATACTAAGTTGTTGGTTAATCCGACTGGAAAATTTGTCATTGGTGGCCCCCAAGGGGATTCCGGTTTAACGGGACGCAAGATTATTGTGGATACTTATGGGGGCTACTCCCGTCATGGGGGCGGGGCTTTTTCGGGCAAAGATCCCACGAAAGTAGACCGTTCGGCGGCCTATGCTTGTCGTTATGTGGCGAAAAATATTGTCGCCGCAGGTCTGGCCGAAAAATGCGAGGTACAAGTGAGCTACGCTATTGGGGTGGCTCGTCCGGTGAGTATTCTGGTGGAAACCTTCGGCACGGGTAAGGTGGATGAAGAGATTTTATTACGTTTGGTTAAGAAACATTTTGAACTCCGTCCGGCTGGCATTATCCAGACGTTTAATTTGCGGCAGTTGCCCGCAGAACGGGGTGGGCGTTTCTATCAGGATTTGGCGGCCTATGGTCATTTAGGCCGGACGGATCTTGATATTCCTTGGGAAAAAACTGACAAGGCGGCTATTTTGAAGGAAGAGGCGTTATCGGGTGCGATCGCCTAA
- a CDS encoding response regulator, giving the protein MTTVLIVEDDPINLRVFSKILTKRGGLEVRGTEDVEEVMRAAQGGEVDIILMDVSLAHSVYQGKAVDGIKITQMLKADPNTAHLPIILVTAHAMEGDRETFLKQSGADGYISKPVVDHQEFVNQILTLLPQ; this is encoded by the coding sequence ATGACAACCGTTTTGATTGTAGAAGACGATCCCATCAATCTTCGCGTTTTTTCTAAGATTCTCACCAAACGGGGAGGCTTGGAAGTCCGTGGGACAGAAGATGTGGAAGAAGTGATGCGCGCCGCCCAAGGGGGGGAGGTGGATATTATTTTAATGGATGTCTCCCTCGCTCACAGTGTTTATCAAGGAAAAGCCGTGGATGGGATCAAAATTACCCAAATGCTGAAGGCTGATCCCAATACTGCCCATTTGCCCATTATTCTGGTCACGGCCCATGCGATGGAGGGCGATCGCGAAACTTTTCTGAAACAGAGTGGAGCCGATGGCTATATTTCTAAGCCTGTTGTAGACCATCAAGAGTTTGTGAATCAAATCCTCACCCTCTTACCTCAGTAG
- a CDS encoding tetratricopeptide repeat protein, protein MPKRNWLLSVLAIAGCWQLALPASGQALLPYTLNLEAEALETQGLALTQDAIQLVRFEQYDLALPRAKLATQLAPDTFEPWFVLGSLYVQQQQLDEGITVLRRAQRLAPREAGILFTLGSAYFQKADYQAALRELEAALRLDSNSLEGLFDLGNTYLMLGRFPEAIATYQKAMEQEPRFWPGVNNIGLVRYEQGDIEGAIADWEAALAIDPNAAEPMLAIAVARYRQGRQSEALKQGQAALALDQEYGSLDYLKKNLWGDRLLADAARFFSNPQMQAITTISPNP, encoded by the coding sequence GTGCCGAAACGTAACTGGTTACTTTCTGTTTTAGCGATCGCAGGTTGTTGGCAGTTAGCCCTCCCTGCATCGGGTCAAGCATTACTCCCTTACACCTTAAATCTGGAGGCGGAGGCGTTGGAAACTCAAGGCTTGGCGTTAACCCAAGATGCTATCCAACTGGTTCGCTTTGAACAATACGATCTGGCCTTGCCGAGGGCAAAGTTAGCCACCCAACTGGCCCCGGATACTTTTGAACCTTGGTTCGTCTTGGGGAGTTTGTATGTCCAGCAACAACAGTTAGACGAAGGTATTACGGTATTAAGACGGGCGCAACGTCTAGCCCCTCGGGAGGCGGGAATTTTATTCACGTTGGGATCTGCCTATTTCCAAAAAGCCGATTATCAAGCGGCACTCCGGGAGCTCGAAGCAGCATTAAGGCTGGATTCTAATTCTTTGGAAGGGTTGTTTGATTTGGGCAATACCTATCTGATGTTGGGGCGTTTCCCGGAAGCCATTGCTACCTATCAGAAGGCAATGGAACAAGAACCGCGTTTTTGGCCCGGTGTCAATAATATTGGCTTAGTGCGGTATGAACAAGGGGATATTGAGGGGGCGATCGCAGACTGGGAAGCCGCCCTAGCCATTGATCCCAATGCGGCTGAACCCATGTTAGCCATTGCGGTGGCTCGTTATCGCCAAGGCCGTCAAAGTGAAGCCCTCAAACAAGGTCAAGCGGCTTTAGCCCTAGATCAAGAGTATGGTAGTTTGGACTATCTGAAAAAGAATCTCTGGGGCGATCGCCTCTTGGCCGATGCAGCGCGCTTTTTCTCGAATCCCCAAATGCAGGCTATTACAACCATTAGCCCTAATCCATAA
- a CDS encoding class I SAM-dependent methyltransferase: protein MTALTTKEPDFVSRVINGLLSVKPLAEFAKSRARTMMIQRAQRIGVNWPERVEQLQALDWQERFTQIQNPTVTYPAYYQVSFHAYEKGDLSWDAAWEVECAALTVHSTLWGGEDPAGDRKLRDSYHNALNTQLSTPPQNILDLGCSTGMSTFALQDHYPQATLTGLDLSPYFLAVAHYNSEQQQRAVTWHHAPAEASGLPPQSFDLVSSCLMFHELPQAAARAILAEAQRLLRPGGYFALMDMNPRSSVYATMPPYILTLLKSTEPYLDQYFSLDLEQALSEAGFEQPTITPCTPRHRAVIAKRK from the coding sequence ATGACTGCACTCACAACCAAAGAACCGGATTTTGTCTCCCGTGTGATCAATGGACTCCTCTCCGTTAAACCCTTAGCCGAATTTGCCAAATCCCGCGCTCGTACCATGATGATCCAACGGGCCCAACGGATTGGGGTGAATTGGCCCGAACGGGTAGAACAGTTACAAGCGCTGGATTGGCAGGAGCGCTTTACTCAAATTCAAAATCCTACTGTCACCTATCCGGCCTATTATCAGGTGTCCTTCCATGCTTACGAAAAAGGGGATTTAAGCTGGGATGCGGCCTGGGAGGTGGAATGTGCCGCGTTAACCGTGCATTCCACCTTGTGGGGGGGTGAAGATCCCGCAGGCGATCGCAAACTCCGGGACAGTTACCACAACGCCTTAAACACCCAACTATCAACCCCCCCTCAAAACATTCTCGATCTCGGCTGTAGTACGGGAATGAGTACTTTTGCTCTACAAGATCACTATCCCCAGGCCACCCTCACCGGATTAGACTTATCCCCCTACTTCCTCGCCGTCGCCCACTATAATAGCGAGCAACAACAACGGGCTGTGACCTGGCACCACGCCCCCGCCGAAGCTAGCGGATTACCCCCTCAATCCTTTGATCTCGTCTCCAGTTGTCTAATGTTCCATGAACTGCCCCAAGCGGCCGCCCGTGCCATTTTAGCCGAAGCCCAGCGCCTATTACGTCCGGGGGGGTACTTCGCCCTCATGGACATGAATCCTCGCTCTTCAGTTTATGCCACCATGCCCCCCTATATCCTCACCCTACTTAAAAGCACCGAACCTTACTTAGATCAATATTTCAGCCTAGATTTAGAACAAGCCCTAAGCGAGGCCGGATTTGAGCAACCCACGATCACCCCTTGCACCCCTCGCCATCGAGCCGTCATCGCTAAACGGAAATAA
- a CDS encoding zinc-dependent alcohol dehydrogenase family protein yields MQAILMTQAGSPEVLTLQEIPEPTLTHPQQLLIRLHGAGVNPIDTKLRQRGTFYPDQMPAVLGCDGAGVVEAVGAGVTGFAPGDEVYFCAGGLGKQGTGNYAEYAVVEEHYVAPKPRSLSFAEAAAAPLVLITAWEALYDRGRLESGQKVLIHAGAGGVGHVAIQLAKLKGAQVATTVSSPDKERLVRQLGADLPILYTQGNVTSMIEEWTGGQGVDLGFDTVGGKVFYETFPCVKIYGDVVTLLEPNYQQGSLKVARQRNHRISLELMLTPMLQGLVEAQRYHGDILKQCGEWFDQGRLRLHLSQTFPLAEAAAAHQAIETGSTMGKIALTLNVV; encoded by the coding sequence ATGCAAGCTATTCTCATGACTCAAGCGGGAAGTCCCGAGGTTTTAACCCTACAGGAGATTCCCGAACCCACCCTCACCCATCCCCAGCAATTACTAATTCGCCTCCACGGGGCTGGAGTGAACCCCATCGACACCAAATTACGACAACGGGGAACCTTTTATCCTGACCAAATGCCTGCGGTGTTGGGCTGTGATGGGGCGGGTGTCGTGGAAGCGGTGGGCGCAGGGGTGACGGGCTTTGCACCGGGGGATGAGGTGTATTTTTGCGCTGGGGGATTGGGGAAACAAGGGACAGGGAACTATGCAGAATATGCGGTTGTGGAGGAGCATTATGTGGCCCCAAAACCGCGTTCTCTCTCTTTTGCTGAAGCGGCGGCCGCCCCTCTGGTGCTGATTACGGCTTGGGAAGCACTCTATGACCGAGGACGCTTAGAATCGGGTCAGAAAGTGTTAATTCACGCCGGGGCTGGGGGTGTGGGTCATGTCGCTATCCAGTTGGCGAAACTCAAGGGGGCGCAAGTGGCTACAACGGTGAGTTCGCCGGATAAGGAACGTTTAGTGCGACAGTTGGGGGCAGATTTGCCGATTCTCTATACCCAAGGTAATGTTACTTCAATGATTGAAGAGTGGACCGGGGGGCAGGGGGTTGATTTAGGGTTTGATACGGTGGGGGGAAAGGTCTTTTATGAGACGTTTCCTTGTGTTAAAATCTATGGTGATGTGGTTACATTGCTTGAACCTAACTATCAACAAGGTAGCCTAAAGGTAGCACGGCAACGGAATCATCGGATTAGTTTGGAGTTGATGTTAACCCCTATGTTACAGGGGTTAGTGGAAGCCCAACGCTATCACGGGGATATTTTAAAACAGTGTGGTGAGTGGTTTGATCAAGGTCGTTTAAGGCTGCATTTAAGTCAAACTTTTCCCCTTGCAGAAGCGGCGGCGGCTCATCAAGCTATTGAAACGGGTTCTACCATGGGAAAAATTGCTTTAACGCTTAATGTGGTTTGA
- a CDS encoding DUF2949 domain-containing protein — translation MPSTMQSIPPTRFIRFLHEELALPKDSITIAQRLWEQNPGSLPMILWQYGLVSLEQLDRIFDWMDNSPSTNLL, via the coding sequence ATGCCATCTACCATGCAATCCATTCCACCTACTCGGTTTATCAGATTCTTACACGAAGAATTAGCCCTACCCAAAGACTCCATCACCATTGCTCAGAGACTCTGGGAACAAAACCCCGGTTCTTTACCCATGATCCTCTGGCAATATGGCTTAGTCAGCCTCGAACAACTTGACCGGATTTTTGACTGGATGGATAATTCTCCCAGCACCAATCTTCTATAG
- the psbV gene encoding photosystem II cytochrome c-550, with protein MRRLKFLWIAAITLILGFQVAVQSAMAVNISESNRTVKLNEAGETVTITNQQFELGKREFNNTCSQCHMSGRTKTNPNVTLGLGDLEGAFPTRDNLLAIVDYTKNPTTYDGETDISDLHPSTSRLDLWPEMRNLTQEDLENLAGYILAEINIRGDRWGAGKVYD; from the coding sequence ATGCGTCGTTTAAAATTCCTATGGATAGCGGCCATAACCCTAATTTTAGGGTTTCAGGTTGCCGTGCAAAGTGCTATGGCGGTTAATATTTCTGAAAGCAACCGGACAGTTAAGCTCAACGAAGCTGGAGAAACTGTTACCATTACCAACCAACAATTTGAATTAGGGAAACGGGAATTTAATAATACTTGTTCCCAGTGCCATATGTCTGGCAGAACCAAAACCAACCCCAACGTAACATTAGGGCTGGGGGATTTAGAAGGGGCTTTTCCCACTCGGGATAACCTCTTAGCGATTGTGGATTATACTAAAAACCCGACCACCTACGACGGAGAAACTGATATCAGCGACTTGCACCCTAGCACCAGTCGTTTAGACCTCTGGCCGGAAATGCGCAATCTCACCCAAGAGGATCTAGAGAATTTAGCAGGTTATATTTTGGCAGAAATTAATATTCGTGGCGATCGCTGGGGTGCCGGGAAAGTGTACGACTAA
- a CDS encoding efflux RND transporter periplasmic adaptor subunit encodes MRNPLPWIIGLVGGGTILVGIATYQAVFNPPQSELDNLTITVQPENLQLRISANGTVVPIQSVNISPKTAGRLRRLGVEQGMRVEEGQPLAEMDNDEIAAQGIQAQANLKQAVASLQEAEIRINGEIQQARARFNAAQASLREAQARIPTEIDQAQAQLAAAEERFNRARSRYERYQTPASAGAVSTNAFDDAALELRNAQVAVIQAQQSLRREVQTREPEIQRLQANALEARIALEQRERNARLEMTRLQGAAEAAQAQLQEVQIRFQDTQIRAPFAGIITQKYATPGSFVTPTTSVSATASATSASILAIAQGLEVLAKVPEVDVIRLQPGQPVEIIADAFPNQVFRGRVKLIAPEAVVEQNVTSFEVRIQLDETAESQLLSGMNVDVTFVGVSLGQALTVPTVAVVTEEGQRGVMVVGENNQPEFRPVVFGATLEDKVQVLSGLQPGERVFIDLPD; translated from the coding sequence ATGCGTAACCCGTTACCTTGGATTATTGGTTTAGTCGGAGGAGGAACTATCCTCGTCGGGATTGCCACCTACCAAGCTGTTTTTAATCCTCCTCAATCAGAACTAGATAATCTCACCATTACCGTTCAACCGGAAAACCTCCAACTCCGCATTTCCGCCAATGGGACCGTTGTCCCCATCCAGAGTGTGAATATTAGCCCCAAAACAGCCGGACGACTGCGGCGCTTAGGCGTTGAGCAGGGGATGCGGGTAGAAGAAGGGCAACCTCTAGCCGAAATGGACAATGATGAAATTGCCGCCCAAGGCATACAAGCCCAAGCCAACTTAAAACAGGCCGTCGCCAGCTTACAAGAGGCAGAAATTCGCATTAATGGGGAAATTCAACAAGCCCGCGCCCGCTTTAATGCCGCCCAAGCCAGCTTAAGAGAAGCTCAAGCCCGCATCCCCACAGAGATTGACCAAGCTCAAGCCCAACTCGCCGCCGCCGAGGAACGGTTTAACCGGGCGCGTAGTCGGTACGAACGCTATCAAACCCCCGCCTCAGCCGGGGCCGTCTCGACTAATGCCTTTGATGATGCTGCCCTAGAATTGCGCAATGCTCAGGTCGCCGTGATTCAAGCCCAACAGAGTTTAAGGCGGGAAGTACAAACCCGAGAACCAGAAATCCAACGCCTACAAGCCAATGCCCTAGAAGCCCGCATCGCCCTAGAGCAACGAGAACGCAATGCTCGCCTTGAAATGACCCGTTTACAAGGAGCCGCAGAAGCCGCCCAAGCCCAATTACAAGAAGTTCAAATTCGCTTTCAAGATACCCAAATTCGCGCCCCCTTTGCGGGGATTATCACCCAGAAATACGCTACACCCGGATCCTTTGTTACGCCCACAACCTCCGTATCTGCAACCGCTTCGGCAACCTCCGCTTCTATTTTGGCGATCGCCCAAGGTTTAGAAGTCCTCGCTAAAGTCCCCGAAGTGGATGTAATCCGACTTCAGCCGGGCCAACCTGTAGAAATCATCGCCGATGCCTTCCCGAATCAGGTGTTTCGCGGTCGGGTCAAGTTAATTGCCCCCGAAGCCGTAGTGGAACAAAATGTTACTTCTTTTGAGGTGCGGATTCAGTTAGACGAAACCGCCGAAAGTCAATTATTATCGGGGATGAATGTAGATGTCACCTTTGTGGGGGTATCCTTGGGGCAAGCGTTAACCGTACCGACGGTGGCTGTGGTGACGGAAGAAGGACAACGAGGGGTGATGGTGGTCGGGGAGAACAATCAACCAGAATTTCGCCCGGTGGTTTTTGGGGCAACTTTAGAGGATAAGGTGCAGGTTCTCTCAGGTTTACAGCCCGGTGAGCGGGTTTTTATTGATTTGCCCGATTGA
- the petE gene encoding plastocyanin, with protein sequence MKKLGLVLSTVLLLVASFALAVAPAAAETYTVKMGADSGQLKFDPATLTIKAGDTVKFVNNKLAPHNVVFDKAPELSHKQLLFSPGESFETKFDTAGSYSYYCEPHRGAGMVGTITVE encoded by the coding sequence ATTAAGAAACTAGGTTTAGTTCTCTCCACCGTTTTGTTACTGGTTGCTAGCTTTGCCCTAGCCGTTGCTCCGGCCGCCGCCGAAACCTACACGGTTAAAATGGGTGCTGATAGCGGACAGTTAAAATTTGACCCCGCGACTCTGACCATCAAAGCAGGCGATACTGTTAAATTCGTCAACAACAAACTGGCTCCTCACAACGTGGTTTTTGACAAAGCCCCTGAGCTTTCCCATAAACAACTGTTGTTCAGCCCCGGAGAATCCTTTGAAACCAAATTTGATACCGCAGGATCCTATAGCTATTACTGCGAACCCCACAGAGGGGCGGGGATGGTTGGAACCATCACCGTTGAATAA